One genomic region from Granulimonas faecalis encodes:
- a CDS encoding GatB/YqeY domain-containing protein: protein MDKSQLLDQIKDAMRAKDKNRLSILRQVNQAMKQIEVDERRDVTEADLTAAVKKLQKVTKEEEEAIERAGAAGHEERLAMLREQGEVLKGLLPAQLEGDELRARIDAIIAGEGLSTKRDMGKVMGALTRETQGNFDKPAAAAYAGSKLS from the coding sequence GTGGACAAGAGTCAGCTGCTCGACCAGATCAAGGACGCCATGCGCGCCAAGGACAAGAACCGCCTCTCCATTCTGCGCCAGGTCAACCAGGCCATGAAGCAGATCGAGGTGGACGAGCGCCGCGACGTCACCGAGGCCGACCTCACCGCCGCCGTCAAGAAGCTGCAGAAGGTCACGAAGGAGGAAGAGGAGGCCATCGAGCGCGCGGGCGCCGCCGGCCACGAGGAGCGCCTCGCCATGCTCCGCGAGCAGGGCGAGGTCCTCAAGGGCCTGCTGCCCGCCCAGCTCGAGGGTGACGAGCTCCGGGCCCGCATCGACGCCATCATCGCCGGGGAGGGTCTCTCCACCAAGCGTGACATGGGCAAGGTCATGGGTGCGCTCACCCGCGAGACCCAGGGCAACTTCGACAAGCCGGCCGCGGCGGCCTACGCCGGGTCCAAGCTCTCCTAG
- the purF gene encoding amidophosphoribosyltransferase: MHPVNTVPAADGDTLHEECGVFGVWAPGLDVARMTYFGLKALQHRGQESAGIAVGNGSTVLVRKDEGLVDQVFTDADLKAMPGKVACGHVRYGTSGGGGWEGAQPHLSTINDTIIALAHNGTLVNTDAMRRELINMGIPFRTHTDSEVAAKLIGYFTQETHRIREGIASTMAMLEGAYAMALVREDAIYAFRDPDGIRPLVLGELPGGKGWVVASETCALDIVGASYVRDVEPGEIIKISDDGLESQQEYRSAVPSPCIFEQVYFARPDSVMGGGTVYSARRRMGERLAREAPADADLVIGVPDSGLPPAEGFARASGLPFGEGLIKNRYVARTFIQPTQELREMGVRLKLNALKDVVAGKRLVLVDDSIVRGTTMAQIVRMLRDAGAAEVHVRINSPEVRWPCFYGIDTDTQDQLISANKSVDEIREFIGADSLAFLSVEGLLASVPPAPGHCCACFTGDYPVAIPEVFSRGSFLEGYEPTNLADPSPTALMSVQEVADVLEVCREESENAWGHEVVGASGRGEQEG; encoded by the coding sequence ATGCATCCTGTCAACACCGTGCCGGCCGCAGACGGCGATACCCTGCACGAGGAGTGTGGGGTCTTCGGCGTCTGGGCCCCGGGCCTCGACGTGGCCCGCATGACGTACTTCGGCCTCAAGGCCCTCCAGCACCGCGGGCAGGAGTCCGCCGGCATCGCCGTGGGCAACGGCTCCACGGTGCTCGTGCGCAAGGACGAGGGCCTGGTGGACCAGGTCTTCACCGACGCCGACCTCAAGGCCATGCCCGGCAAGGTCGCCTGCGGCCACGTGCGCTACGGCACGAGCGGCGGTGGCGGCTGGGAGGGCGCGCAGCCGCACCTCTCCACCATCAACGACACCATCATCGCCCTGGCGCACAACGGCACCCTGGTGAACACCGACGCCATGCGTCGGGAGCTCATCAACATGGGCATCCCGTTCCGCACCCACACCGACTCCGAGGTGGCGGCCAAGCTCATCGGCTACTTCACCCAGGAGACCCACCGCATCCGCGAGGGCATCGCCAGCACCATGGCCATGCTCGAGGGTGCCTACGCCATGGCCCTTGTGCGCGAGGACGCCATCTACGCCTTCCGAGACCCCGACGGCATCCGCCCCCTCGTGCTCGGCGAGCTGCCCGGTGGCAAGGGTTGGGTCGTGGCCAGCGAGACCTGCGCTCTGGACATCGTTGGGGCCTCCTACGTGCGCGACGTCGAGCCGGGCGAGATCATCAAGATCAGCGACGACGGTCTCGAGAGCCAGCAGGAGTACCGCTCCGCGGTGCCGTCCCCCTGCATCTTCGAGCAGGTCTACTTCGCCCGCCCCGACTCCGTCATGGGAGGCGGCACGGTCTACTCGGCCCGTCGCCGCATGGGCGAGCGCCTGGCCCGGGAGGCGCCGGCCGATGCAGACCTCGTGATCGGCGTGCCCGACTCCGGCCTGCCGCCCGCGGAGGGCTTCGCCCGGGCCAGCGGCCTGCCGTTCGGCGAGGGCCTCATCAAGAACCGTTACGTGGCGCGCACCTTCATCCAGCCCACCCAGGAGCTCCGTGAGATGGGCGTGCGCCTCAAGCTCAACGCCCTCAAGGACGTCGTGGCCGGCAAGCGTCTCGTGCTCGTTGACGACTCCATCGTGCGCGGCACCACCATGGCTCAGATCGTCCGCATGCTGCGCGACGCCGGTGCGGCCGAGGTGCACGTGCGCATCAACTCGCCGGAGGTGCGCTGGCCCTGCTTCTACGGCATCGACACCGACACCCAGGACCAGCTCATCAGCGCCAACAAGTCGGTGGACGAGATCCGCGAGTTCATCGGGGCCGACTCCCTGGCGTTCCTGTCGGTGGAGGGGCTGCTCGCCTCCGTGCCGCCGGCGCCCGGCCACTGCTGCGCCTGCTTCACCGGCGACTACCCCGTGGCCATCCCGGAGGTCTTCTCCCGGGGCAGCTTCCTCGAAGGCTACGAGCCCACCAACCTCGCCGACCCGTCGCCGACGGCCCTCATGTCGGTGCAGGAGGTGGCCGACGTCTTAGAGGTGTGCCGCGAGGAGTCCGAGAACGCCTGGGGCCACGAGGTCGTGGGTGCCTCCGGCCGCGGCGAGCAGGAGGGCTGA
- the purE gene encoding 5-(carboxyamino)imidazole ribonucleotide mutase, translating to MGSESDRPVMEACCTQLDELGVPWELVVASAHRNPAKVHEWASTAADRGLKVIVAAAGKAAHLGGVVAAFTPLPVVGVPIRTSDLGGLDSLLSMVQMPGGVPVACVAINGAKNAAIFATQILGATMGGYREAVEGLKASMAEG from the coding sequence ATGGGTTCCGAGTCGGACAGGCCGGTCATGGAGGCATGCTGCACGCAGCTCGACGAGTTGGGCGTGCCCTGGGAGCTCGTGGTGGCCAGCGCCCACCGCAACCCTGCCAAGGTCCACGAGTGGGCCTCCACCGCGGCGGACCGCGGCCTCAAGGTCATCGTCGCCGCCGCCGGCAAGGCGGCGCACCTCGGCGGCGTCGTGGCCGCCTTCACGCCCCTGCCCGTGGTGGGCGTGCCCATCCGCACGAGCGACCTCGGTGGCCTGGACTCGCTGCTCTCCATGGTGCAGATGCCCGGCGGCGTGCCCGTGGCCTGTGTGGCCATCAACGGTGCAAAGAACGCCGCCATTTTCGCCACCCAGATCCTGGGTGCTACCATGGGCGGGTACCGCGAGGCTGTAGAGGGTCTGAAGGCCTCCATGGCCGAGGGCTGA
- a CDS encoding class B sortase — MAKKPRRKWTLRRKVLFCLLLVLDVVLIGAALWFWFDRMGQEQTVADQVTQAQTHVEAGTADTPPKVDWAALKAENPDVCAWVQIPGTPVNFPVYQGETNDTYLRTGADGNYSLGGLIFIDSQNTGPDLTDQQTMVYGHHINSQDPASSMFAWIDTYNDQQVFDEHPLVWWVTEQQTWRLTPLYSYVLPETDHMEVPLSWPTEQEFRDYLRHDLSIAETSRPDADAVIDATDRVLTLVTCNYDKYGRGRTLVVCVPQQTVDEASRTPAA, encoded by the coding sequence GTGGCCAAGAAGCCCAGGAGAAAGTGGACTTTGCGGCGCAAGGTGCTCTTCTGCCTGCTGCTGGTGCTCGACGTCGTGCTCATCGGCGCCGCCCTGTGGTTCTGGTTCGACCGCATGGGCCAGGAGCAGACCGTGGCCGACCAGGTGACCCAGGCCCAGACCCACGTGGAGGCGGGTACCGCCGACACCCCGCCCAAGGTGGACTGGGCGGCCCTCAAGGCCGAGAACCCCGACGTCTGTGCCTGGGTGCAGATTCCGGGCACGCCGGTGAACTTCCCGGTGTACCAGGGAGAGACCAACGACACCTACCTGCGTACGGGCGCCGACGGCAACTACTCCCTGGGAGGGCTCATCTTCATCGACTCCCAGAACACGGGCCCGGACCTCACAGACCAGCAGACCATGGTCTACGGGCACCACATCAACAGCCAGGACCCGGCGAGCTCCATGTTCGCCTGGATCGACACCTACAACGACCAGCAGGTCTTTGACGAGCACCCCCTTGTGTGGTGGGTCACCGAGCAGCAGACGTGGCGCCTGACGCCGCTCTACTCCTACGTGCTGCCCGAGACCGACCACATGGAGGTGCCGCTGTCGTGGCCCACCGAGCAGGAGTTCCGCGACTACCTGCGCCATGACCTGTCCATCGCCGAGACGAGCCGGCCAGACGCCGACGCGGTCATCGACGCCACAGACCGTGTGCTCACCCTTGTGACCTGCAACTACGACAAGTACGGCCGGGGCCGCACCCTCGTGGTGTGCGTGCCCCAGCAGACCGTGGACGAGGCGTCCCGGACACCCGCGGCCTAG
- a CDS encoding bifunctional hydroxymethylpyrimidine kinase/phosphomethylpyrimidine kinase, producing the protein MTCVASPKDVYLYEREGAYIPRVGAVHDLCGYGKCSLGVAIPVLSAAGCDVCPVPTSLFSAHTLYPEFYMLDTTDMLSPYLDAWQEEGVELDAVYSGFLGAPEQVASIQRLYREHPGALRVVDPVMGDGGKIYPTYTPELCEAMKGLVEGADILTPNLTEAAILTGIEYRGQDVDEAFVEENVEALLAMGAKTVVVKGVDHGDGQIRNYVAGSGIEALEVSGEKLPFMLHGTGDLFCSSLLAAVMCGRSLGDAVDFAGRFVHDAMVVTQDQPEHAMRGVSFESRLGEVAKLLEA; encoded by the coding sequence ATGACCTGCGTTGCGAGCCCCAAGGACGTCTACCTCTACGAGCGCGAGGGCGCCTACATCCCCCGGGTGGGGGCCGTGCACGACCTGTGCGGCTACGGCAAGTGCTCCCTCGGCGTCGCCATCCCCGTGCTCTCCGCCGCCGGCTGCGACGTGTGCCCCGTGCCCACGTCGCTCTTCTCGGCCCACACGCTCTACCCTGAGTTCTACATGCTCGACACCACCGACATGCTGTCGCCCTACCTGGACGCCTGGCAGGAGGAGGGCGTGGAGCTCGACGCCGTGTACTCCGGCTTCCTGGGCGCCCCCGAGCAGGTGGCCTCCATCCAGCGCCTCTACCGGGAGCACCCCGGCGCCCTGCGCGTGGTGGACCCCGTCATGGGCGACGGCGGCAAGATCTACCCCACCTACACCCCCGAGCTCTGCGAGGCCATGAAGGGGCTCGTGGAGGGCGCCGACATCCTCACCCCCAACCTCACCGAGGCCGCCATCCTCACCGGCATCGAGTACCGAGGCCAGGACGTGGACGAGGCCTTCGTGGAGGAGAACGTGGAGGCGCTGCTGGCCATGGGCGCCAAGACCGTGGTGGTCAAGGGCGTGGACCACGGCGACGGACAGATCCGCAACTACGTGGCCGGCAGCGGCATCGAGGCCCTGGAGGTCTCCGGCGAGAAGCTGCCCTTCATGCTCCACGGCACGGGCGACCTGTTCTGCTCGAGCCTCCTGGCCGCCGTCATGTGCGGCCGATCCCTCGGCGACGCCGTGGACTTCGCGGGCAGGTTCGTCCACGACGCCATGGTGGTCACCCAGGACCAGCCCGAGCACGCCATGCGCGGCGTGAGCTTCGAGTCCAGGCTCGGCGAGGTGGCGAAGCTGCTGGAGGCCTAA